Proteins encoded by one window of Chryseobacterium aquaeductus:
- a CDS encoding AMP-binding protein: protein MMIDFNNLEINNLYSQTEFEKKVVFFIKEWFSGTDTVSVQTSGSTGTPKIFEIEKAKMLYSARMTCNFLDLKKNDIALICLPIEYISGKMMVVRAIERKLKLVIAEPTLKPLENLISEIDFCAMTPLQVENSLDKIHLIKNLIIGGAAVSESLKIKIKQTLQLSDSQTNIYETYGMSETLSHIALKEIFPNQNQFFTVFENISISLDERGCLKILAPNLNNEILVTNDLVEITDENKFRFLGRIDNVINSGGAKIFAEELEALAKKEIPNEVVFLGLKDEILGKRLIAVIEGNESAEIIESFQKIQFEKKYHKPKQIIFVEEMPRTSNGKVKRIELRQMIESN, encoded by the coding sequence ATGATGATTGACTTCAATAATCTCGAAATTAATAATTTATATTCTCAAACAGAATTTGAAAAAAAAGTTGTTTTTTTTATCAAAGAATGGTTTTCGGGTACAGATACAGTCAGCGTACAGACCTCAGGATCTACCGGAACGCCGAAAATATTTGAAATCGAAAAGGCCAAAATGCTTTATTCGGCAAGAATGACCTGCAATTTTTTAGATTTGAAAAAGAATGATATTGCCTTAATTTGTCTTCCCATTGAGTATATTTCCGGTAAAATGATGGTTGTACGTGCTATTGAAAGAAAGTTAAAACTTGTCATTGCAGAACCTACTTTAAAACCCTTAGAAAATTTAATCTCTGAAATTGACTTTTGTGCAATGACGCCTTTGCAGGTAGAAAATTCTTTAGACAAAATTCATTTAATAAAAAATCTTATCATTGGTGGTGCAGCAGTTTCTGAGTCTTTAAAAATAAAAATCAAGCAAACACTCCAACTTTCCGACTCTCAAACTAATATTTATGAGACTTACGGAATGTCTGAAACGCTCTCACACATTGCTTTAAAAGAGATTTTCCCAAATCAGAATCAATTCTTTACCGTTTTTGAAAATATTTCAATTTCTCTGGATGAAAGAGGATGTCTGAAAATTCTAGCGCCAAATCTGAACAATGAAATATTAGTAACTAATGATCTAGTTGAAATTACAGATGAAAATAAATTTAGGTTTTTAGGAAGAATAGATAATGTGATTAATTCAGGAGGCGCAAAAATTTTTGCCGAAGAACTGGAAGCTTTAGCAAAAAAAGAAATCCCGAATGAAGTGGTTTTTTTAGGATTAAAAGATGAAATTTTGGGTAAAAGATTAATTGCCGTCATTGAAGGAAATGAATCTGCAGAAATTATTGAAAGCTTTCAAAAAATTCAGTTTGAAAAAAAATATCACAAACCAAAACAAATTATCTTTGTGGAAGAAATGCCAAGAACATCTAATGGAAAGGTAAAAAGAATTGAACTTCGCCAAATGATTGAGAGCAATTGA
- a CDS encoding helix-turn-helix domain-containing protein codes for MKICGQSIRKIRRDKDLTQEYMAFEMGISQKAYSDIENSKVKINLEILTKISKILEIKPSNICSISDQCSNNDYENKYHHLLEYIKSQNLTVPKDL; via the coding sequence ATGAAAATCTGTGGACAAAGCATTAGAAAAATAAGAAGAGACAAGGATTTAACACAAGAATATATGGCTTTTGAAATGGGAATTTCTCAAAAAGCATATTCGGATATTGAAAACTCTAAAGTGAAAATAAATCTGGAGATACTTACAAAAATTTCTAAAATTTTGGAAATTAAACCTTCGAATATCTGCAGTATTTCAGACCAATGCTCAAATAATGATTATGAGAATAAGTATCATCATCTTTTGGAGTATATCAAGTCACAAAATTTAACCGTTCCTAAAGATCTATAA